Part of the bacterium BMS3Abin02 genome is shown below.
TCCGGTGTCATGCACGGTTTGGTCCCTTTGGCACAGGGGACATCGATGATCGAGCCACAGTTTCGACACACGAGATGGTGGTGCCACTCGGTCGCGATCTCGTAGCGAGTCGATCCGGGTCCGGCGTCGGCCACCATGACCAGTCCGGCGGCCGTCAGGTCCGCGAGTACGTTGAAGACCGACGCCCGGGAGACCGTGATGCCACGTGCTCCCAGTCCCTTTGCCACGTCCTCGGTTGTTGGGTGCCCTTCGAGCACCGCCAGCGTTTCGAGCACGCCGAGGCGGGCCCGAGTCACTCTCAGGCCCGCCGAGCGCAATAGCTCGTTCGCGTCGATGGGTTCGGTCACTTGAGGTGGGCGCGGAGCATCCACAGCTGCTCCTCGAGCCCTTCGATGATCCCCTGGAGAAGTGCATCGCTGATGACGTCGAGATCGGCGACTGTTTGCCGGCTGTCGCGCGCCTTTCGGGCAGCCACCTCGACCCGCTCCGCAACCAGGCGAATGGCGTCTCTGTCGGCCAGCCAGGCGAGCGGGAACTCACGTCCTGCTCCCCGGTCGCCAACGTCCTGGGCACGGCCCTTCGGGATGACGCCGAGCGTGACGATCCGCTCCGCGACGCTGTCACTCCACAGGCGCCAGGCGTCGACCAACACATCGAGGCGCTCGTGAACCGACTGGAAACGCTCACCGACGACGGTCCAATGGGCTTGCTTGCCCAGCAGATGAAGGTCGATCAGGTCGATCAGCGTGGGTTGCAGGGCGTCGGCCACCTTGCCGGCGGTCTCCTCGGGAAGCACGGTCCAACTCATGGCAATCCTCCTCGGACTAGGTCGTTTTGACTGAGTCTAAGGTAGCGCATGAATTAGACATAGTCAAATATAGGGGGCCAATGCCGATCTCGCCCCGTTCATGCGCTCGGCAGTCGTCGCCAACGCGTAACCATCAGGAGACAAGAGAGCCGGACGCTCGATCAGCCGCGCCCGGCGAACAGTCGCAGCGGCTCTTCGCGGCCGGACCCCGTGGCCGGGCGCAACACCGACCTGATGCTCACGTGGCCGCATTCCGAGCAGACCGAACGTTCCAGACCCGGCCCGATACGCTGGATGATCGGATCGTGAACGTGAACTCGTGTCATCACCCACCGACCTGCCCTACGTCAAAGATCCGCACTGTCATCTTCCATGTGCCGGCGCCATCGACGAGGGTGTACCCGGTCAGGCCGCCTCCCGGCTGGAATGTGATCGTCGCATTGGTCAGGGTCCCCGCTGCCGATGCGTCCGACAGGCCGGTTCCTTGAAGGACTGTCCCCTTGAGCGTGCCACTCACCTCACCATCGCCGGTGATCGTCGCGCCTTCGAGGTCGCGCAGAAGAAGCAGCGACGGGACGGCTGCCGCCTCCCCGAGAGGAACTTCGGTCGTCCCTGAAGAAGTGGTGATCGTGGCCACACCATCTTTGACGGTGGTCGTTGTCTCCTGGCCGCCCGACTTGGTCACCAGTTCGCGATCGGCACCGTTCACCCATCCGGACAGATCTACGGAGATCATTCCGGACTGTGTCTGCGCCTGGACGGTCGCTTCGAAACGGTACGCCGCGGCGGCGAGTGTCCTGTCGAGTGCATCGACATACAGCGCGAGTTCTGTCGGAGCGGTCGTCGTCGGAGCGGTCGTCGGCGCCGTCTCAGTCCGGGTCGGCTGTGTCGACGGGAGCGACGATGCCGGCGCCTGTGCAGCTGGGCCTCCGCAAGCTGCCACCACGAAAGCTGCCACTGCCAAGAACGCGATCCTTCGGTGCATCTGATCTCTCCTATGTCTCTGAGTCGGGGTGTTCCGGTTCGTCGCTGTCGCCCGATCCGCCGGCGTCAGGCGCTTCGTCATCGGCGCTCTCACCGCTCCCGACGTCGCCCGACTCCTCAGGTTCCGTCGGCTCGGAGACAGTCGTCTCGTCCTCCTCCGGATCCGAGACGGAAGACGAAGAACCGGACTCCACGGCGTCGGAACCCTCGACCTGCTCTGTGTCTGACGCTTCCGGAGGTTCGTTGGCGCTCTCCTCGGAAGGCTCGACCTGTTCTGCATCCGATGCTTCCGGAGGTTCGTTGGCGCTCTCCTCGGAGGGCTCGACGGATGACCCTGCCGGGCCCACCGCCTTCTCATCGACAGGTTCCGCCGGACTCGGTTCGATTTCCTGCTGAAGGGCTTCCAGCGCTCCGGAGAGCGCATCACCGTCCGGAGCGGCCGCTACCGCTGCAGCGGCTTCTTGGAGTGCGCGAGCGACTTCGGACGAATCGTCGCCTCTGGCAATCAACCCGGATACCTCGTCGAGACGGTGACGAGCCGGGACCGATGGATCAAACACCGCCTGGACCCGCTCGACAACCCGCTTGGCCGGATAGAGCGAGTCGCCGGGAAGCGACCCTTGCGCTGCAAATGCCACACCGGCGGGTCCCAGGGTCATCGTGACAACCAACAGGCCGGTGATCCTGCGCCGAAGCTGCGTCGACCACCGCGAGCGGACAACCGGAACCACAACCGGAGCGGACTCGATGGCCTCGGAGATCGCGTTCAGGTGAGCAGCGCGCGCCTCGTCCGGAATCCGGAACTTCGTCCAGTCCTCCAGCATCTGAGTCAGCTGTTGTCGCTTCATGGCCTTCATTCGTGCGTCCTCCCAAACGCAGGCTTGCCTTTCACCGGTTCAGACGCCGCGACACCGTCGGATTCGACTGGTGAGAGTGCCCGACGCAGGGAAGCTTCGGCACGGGCGATCATCGCGTAGACGGCCGCTCTGTTGGAACCGACGACTTTGGCCACCTCGGCGCCCGACATCCCCGCCACATGACGCAGCAGCACGACGGTTCGCTGGTGCGGAGTGAGCGTTGCGAACGCCGCTTCGAGGTCGGGATCGAACAGCATGTCGACCGGATCCGCTCCTCGTGACTCGGGTTCGGGAAGCACGTCCATGAGCTGTTCGGGCCGCCTGGACCGGCGGCGGATTTCATCCAGACACGTGAACCTGACACTGCGATAGAGCCAGGCCCGAACGGAACGGCCGTCTCCCACGAGGTCGGGTGCGGCCTTGACGAACTCGAGAAACGCTTGCTGAACGGCGTCCTCTGCTGCGAGACGGTCACGGAGCATCCCGAACGCAAATCCGCCGAGCGAGTCGGCCAGGGCTTCATACAGTCGTCGGAACGCGACAGGATCCCGCCTCCGGAGGGCGGGAACGAGTGCATCGAGGTCCTTGTCGGCTCCTGGCATCACCCTTGTCGATTCCGGCGGGAGGCGCCCGCACCGGACGCCTCCCGCCTCCTGGTCCCGCTACTTGCCGCTCTCACTTTCATCAGAGCCCTCGTCCGAACTCGAATCGGACTCCGAGTCTGATTCCTCGTGATCGGACTTCTGGTCGTCCGCCGAGATCTCGTCGGAGCTCTCGTCATCGGCCGAGATCTCCTCAGAGTCCTGGTCATCGGCCGAGATCTCCTCAGAGTCCTGGTCATCGGCCGAGATCTCCTCAGAGTCCTGGTCATCGGCCGAGATCTCCTCATCGGAGGATCCATCGGTTTCGGGGGTCGAGACACTTGCCTCGAATCTTCCGTCCTCTGCCTTGATCTCGATCGTGATCGAACCGTCGTTCGAGGTGAGTTTCAGATGCTCACCGTCCTTCACGAGCGTGAAACCGTCCGGCTGATCCATTGACAGGGCCCCATCCTCACCAACCGTGATCGTGAAGCTGTACGTGCCGATCGTCACTGTGTGGTCACCAGGCTCCAGCCGGCCCAGATCGACCTTGACCTCGCTGTCGAAAGTTCCGTCTTCGACCTCGACTTCGATCGACAGACTGTCCGAAGCGAGTACGAACTCACCATCGTCACTCGTCGAGACGACGAGATCGACGAGGTCCGTGAAACCATCCGGTGCCGCCGTAACCGTGACCGTGCTGCCGTCGACGTTCAGCGTCACGTCCCCCACGCCGGGCACCGTCAGGGTGTAGTCGCCGTTTGCCAATGCCTCGTCGGCACCGGCAACACTCATGATCCCGACCGTGGCCAGCGTCAGAGCTGCCATGGTCAGAAGTATCCAGAAACTCCGCCGCATCATCTTCCTCCTTGGGGACGTCTACGCCGGTACAGACGAATATCGACAATCGGATTCGACGGCTTGATCGAAACTTCTGAGGACCTGTCCGCAGGACGAACGAAACGCGTCAGCTCAGGGAGGCCGCGATCTGCTCGGCCTTTCGGAGTACGCGCAGTGCGTTTTCTCCAAGCACGTTGCGGATTGCCTGCTCGTCCCAGCCCCTCCCGAGGAGTTCGGCCGTGACGTTCGGATAGCACGAAACGTCCTCCAGTCCCACGGGGACGACATCGATGCCGTCGAAGTCGCTTCCGAGCCCGACATGATCGACGCCCGCGACACGGACCGCGTGCTCGATGTGGTCGACGACATCGGCCACCGATCCGGGCTCCATGGGATCATCCTCGGCCATGCGCCGCATCGCCTCCTCGAGTGCCTTGTCGTCGCTCAACTCGGCGTGCAGGCGCCTGGCCTCGGCAAACAGGTCGAGTGATTGCTCCGCAGCTTCGGCAACGACGAAGCCGGGGTAGAAGTTGATCATCACCACGCCACCGGAACGCCCCACCGCTTCGAGCACATCGTCGGGAAGGTTGCGAGGATGCGAAGCCAGCGCAGCGGTGCTCGAGTGCGAAGCGATCACAGGAGTCGCCGACACCTCCAAGGCGTCCCACATCGTGTCGACCGACACATGGGAGATGTCGACGAGCATCGCGAGCCGGTTCATCTCTCGCACCACGTCCCTGCCGAAGTCGGTCAGGCCACCGTGTCTGGGCTCGTCCGTCGCCGAATCGGCCCAATCGATCGTGTCGATGTGCGTAAGCGTCATGTAGCGGACACCCAGATCGCCAAGCGCCCTCAGGCCTGCAAGGGAGTTCTCGATGCTGTGGCCACCCTCGGCTCCGAGCAACCCCGCGATCCGGCCGGAAGCCCGAATGTGTTCGACGTCGTCGGAACCGACGGCGAGCTCTGTCCACTCGGGTGCCATGGCCGACATTCGCCGAACCAGGTCGATCTGCTCGATGGTTTCGCGCAGCGGCGACGTGCTCCACGCCGGCACGTACACGGACCAGAACTGCGCACCGACGCCGCCCTCGCGTAGCCGGGGGAAATCGGTGTGATACCCGTCGAGACGGGTTCGAGGATCGGCAACATCGAGCGAACCACCGGCTCGCACCCTGATCGCCCACGGCAGGTCGTTGTGACCGTCCGTGACGGGGAGGTCTCGATGGATGCGCAGGGCAGCATCCCTTTCCGTTCTCGTGACGCTCAACGCCGGCAACCGTCCGTGCGAACCGTCACGAGAACGAGACCGGGCGTTGCGGTTCCTCATTCACGACGAGCCGAAATACGTCCGGCCGCGCGTAGTGGCCTACCACATCGAGGTCGAACGTCGCGCGGGGAATCTCGCCCAGGTCGACGTCCGCGACGAGGACTGCCTCACCGTCGCGATACGGTTCGACGAGGAACCTCCCATGCGGGTCGACGATGCAGCTCCCCCCGCCGATCAGCACCTCGTCCGGTTCGGCTTCGATCGGATAGTCGTCCGGATAGCCGGACCGGGTCGTGTACTGGCCGACGGAGACGACAAAGCAGCGCCCCTCGAGGGCGATGTGCCGCATCGACGCTGCCCAACGCTCCCGGTCGTCGACAGTGGGCGCGCACCAGATCTGGACCCCTTTGGCATAGAGGGCGACGCGATAGAGCGGCAGGTAGTTCTCCCAGCAGATCGCCGCGCCGAGCCGACCGACCGACGTCTCGATCACCGGCATCGTGGAGCCGTCACCGAACCCCCAGATGAGACGTTCGGCGGCGGTCGGCATGAGCTTGCGGTGTGTGCCGAGCATCGCCCCATCGGGACCGAAGAACACCGCCGTGCAGTAGAGCGTCCCGCCATCGCGTTCGATGACTCCGACGACCACATGCACACCATGCTCGGCGGCCGCTGCACCGATCCTCTCCGACTCGAGACCCGGGAGGTCGATCGCCGACTCCCAGTACCGGCGGAACCAGTCGCGGCCTTCTTCGGTGCGAGATCCGACGACCGTGCCGAAGTCATGACCCTTCGGATACCCACCGACGAACGCCTCCGGGAACACGACGAGGTCTGCGCCTCGTTCCGCCGACTCTGCAACGAACCGTTCCAGCTTGGTGAGCGTCGCCGGCGTGTCAAACGCGATCGACCCTGCCTGTACCGCAGCAACCCGAACCATCCGTAGCCCTTCCTCGATGCGCGATGCAACCCTACCCTTCGGGGTCACCCCTCCGAACGTATCCTTCCGATGGACACGAGGCGGACGAGCGCGCGCGTGAAGAAGAGAAGGTTGAGCACGACGAGCGCCAACCCGATGACGAGAAGTATCGGGGCACTCACTCCGGACGCGATCGACTCGAGCCACCGCACGAGCGGGGCACCCGGATCCTCTCTGAGCTCGTGAGCGAAGACCGAGCGAATGAAACCGACCGGACCGGCAAGCGTCGCCGCGACGATGAACAGCCCCGACACCAGGCCAATCACGCTCGCGACGACACCCAATGCTGCACTTCGTCGCCCTTCGACCGTCGCGGGCACGTCGTTTCGCTGCAGGTCCCATGCGGCCAAGACGATGTCGCCGAACATGCGGAGCCTGCGCTGCAGGCCCAGCCAGAACCCGTACTTCTCTTCCTTCACCGTCTGTGAGATCCCCCGGAACACCCGGTATCTAAGCCCCTTTCCGTAATAGACGGCATAGAAGTTGAGCCCCGCTTCGATTCGAAAACGGACTTTGTACCGGTCGGGAAGCCTGTACCACAGCCGTTTGGTGATTGCACGCTCACCACCGAGGAGCGGGATGAAGTGCATCAGCAGCCGCAAGTAGTAGATCTTGCGGTTGCGCATGAGGATGAACATCTCAGAGGAACCGTCGAGCACCGGTTGCACGGTCTCGGCGATCATCTGATGTGTAAGCCCGACGATGTCGGCGTCGGCAAAGAAGATCACATCAGTTCTCGCGCGAGCGACTCCAACGTCCATGGCGTGACCCTTGCCCTGATTCACCTCGATACGCAGGTACGTCACCGGGTAGGCGGCAACAACATCTTCGGTGCCGTCGGTCGACCCGTCGTCGACGACGATGACCTCTTCAAAACCCGGATAGGTGGTCAGTACGTCGAGTACTCGCCCAATGCGGGGAGCCTCGTTGTACGCGGCGACGATCGCCGTCACGCCTCCGAGCGGCGCATCCATGACCAGCCTCTCTTCACGGCGAACCCGACGACCGCCACGGCAAGCAGGACCACCTCGGCACGCGGAACACTGCGTTGCAGAACCTCGAGCTGCATCCCGGCGACCCACCCGAGAGGGAGCAGCACACCGAGCCACAACATCGCCCCGACAGCATCGAACATGACGAACCTGCGGGTCGGTACTTCTCTCACCGACATGTAGACCAGTGATAGCAGCCTGGTCCCGTAGAGGAGTTTCACGAACAACAATCCCCGATGGGGATGGTCGCCCACCCACCTGTCGAGCTTGCCGACGACCTGGTCGAACCGGACGAGTCGATCAGGATCCCGGCGGATCCGTGCCAGCGTCCTCCCCGACATCGAAAACCACAACGTGTCCGATATCACTGTTCCCAGCAACGCCCACCCGAAAACCGATGGGAGACCCCAGTGCCCCTGCGAAGCCAGTGCTCCCGCCGCCAGCACGACGGAGTCGCCGAGGACAAACGTCCCCACGAACACGACCCAGGAGCGATAGACGATGAGAGAAGAAAGCACGGAGATCCCGAACGAGCGGCTGAATAACCATAGCGGGTCGACGATCAAGGGGAACTTCGACGGCACGTCGGTGTCACCCCGGGACGAAGATCGCGATCGACTTTCGACCTGACCCTCAGGTTCCTTGCCGAGCACCACTCATGGGCAGGTCGACACGAAACACCGCACCCGGGAACAGGTCATCATCAAGGACCCGCACGGTGCCCCCGTGTGCTTCAACGATGGCTTTCGCCACTGCGAGACCGAGACCAGTGCCTCCTTCGATGCGAGATCGGGCACCGTCGAGGCGCACGAAACGATCGAAGATGTCTTCACGACGGTTCTGGGGGATGCCAGGTCCGTCGTCCGCGACCAGCAGGTACGCGAAACCATCTCGTACACCGGTCTCGACCCACACGCGCCCGCCGGTGTGCCGGACGGCGTTATCGAGAAGGTTGCGGGCAAGCTGCCTCATTCTTCGCCGATCCATATACACGCGTGTGACGGCAAGGCCTGACAGATCGAACGAGACACCGGCGATGGCCATCGACCCAGCCTCTTCTCGGACGAGCTCGGCCAGATCGAATGAAGTCCGATCGAGCTGAAAGTGGTCTTCGTCGGCACGGGACAGGATGAGAAGATCCTCCACGAGCAGCGCAAGCCGTCGAGCCTCCCCGGCGACATCCCCGGCGAACTCTTTCATCTCTATCTGCGCACGCGCCGATTCGGCCACCTCCGCCATGGTCAGGAGGGATGCGACCGGGCTCTTCAGTTCATGCGACGCATCGGAAACGAAACGACGTTGCCGAGCAACGGACGACTCGAGACGATCCAACATGCCATTGAGTGTCTCGGCGAGATGGCGGATCTCATCCTGACTGTCGGGAACATCGATCCTTCGATCGAGTTTGGCCAAAGTGATGCCTTCCGCCTGAGCGATCATCTTCCCCACAGGCCTCAATGACCGGCCGACGAGTCCCCAGGTCATCCAGGCACCGACCATCACCAGCAGCGGGATACCGACTGCCAGCATGGGTATGAGCGTCGCGATCGCCCTGTTGACCGAAGCCAACGATCCAACGACGACCACCTGATAGACGCCGTCTCCCGACGCCGCTCCGGTGATTGCCACCAGGTACGGAGCCTCCTCATCATGGTTCTCACCGGCGTCCTGTTCACCCGAGGCGTCGAGCGCGGCCATCTCGGTGAGCCGCAACACTCCTGCAGGCACCGTGTCGGCAGTGACGGCTTGCTGCCCCTCGATGTCGAGAGTCGATGCGATGACTGTGCCCGATGGGTCGATGACCTGCGCGGAAGTTCCCCTCACCGAGGGGATCGTGCGCGAGAGACCGCCGGACACGACGAGACCGGCAATGTCTTGGGATCGAGAAGAGACAACGGTCTCCAGGGAACGTGTGAGGTTCGCGCGAGTCAATGCGATGAAGACGACGGCGCCAACCACGAGCGCCATGGTGATGACAACTGTCGCAAGCACCGTGGCTTGGGCTCTCACCCCTTTCGGGAGTGTGGGCCTACGCATCCCGGGAGCCGTCCGGGACGAGTCGATACCCGACACCCCTCACGGTCTCGATCGATCTCCGGCCGAATGGAGCGTCGATCTTCTTGCGGAGATAGCCGATATACACCTCCACAACGTTTGGGTCGCCATCGAATCCCCAATCCCACACCGCATTCAAGATATCGAGTTTCGAGAGGACCTCACCGGGGTATCGCATCAGATGCTCGAGCAGGGAGAACTCCTTCGGGGTGAGCCGTATCTCCTCGTCCCCTCGCATGCATCGGTGGCCCGCGGGATTGAGCGTGAGGTCGCCTGCGGAGAGGACCGTCGGACGCGCGGTGTCGCCTCGGCGCGCCAGCGCTCGGATCCGGGCCAGCAGCACCACGAATGAAAACGGCTTCGTCAAGTAGTCATCCGCTCCGGTGTCGAGCGCTTCGGCAAGGTCATACTCCCCGTCCTTGGCCGTCAGCATGAGAATCGGAGTCCAGTTCCTCTCTTCTCGCAGATCGGCACAGACCTGGTACCCGTTGTGGCGCGGAAGCATGATGTCGAGGATGATCACGTCATAGGGTTGGTTGCGAGCGAGCCAAAGGCCTTCCTCGCCGTCATGAGCGACGTCCACGGCGTGGCCTTCCGCCTCCAGGCCACGCTTGACGTACGAAGCCAGCTTCACCTCGTCTTCGACGACCAGCAGCCTCACGTGATCGTCCTGTCGCGCACCGGCCATACGGGCGCTCGGCATCGGAGGACCCACCCCCGGAGCCGTGGTTCCCGGCTTCTCCCCATCCGGAGGATGCTCTCGCCATCGAGAGGAGTCCGGACTGAACGGTGCTCGTGATGCATGGCGTTGAGGCTACCGAGCAAAACCTGAGAGGGAGCTGAGAGAGCGACCCCCGGTCGTCGTTGCCGAACCTGTGGGCTTCTCAGGATGACTCAGGGTCTTCACAGGACCGATGGTGAACACTGTCGGCAAGCTCTCCGTATCGAAAAGGAGGTACGAGCTTTGAACGTCAAGAAGAAAGCCAACATCGCGGCCATCGCACTGGTTGCCCTCGCATCACTCGGCGTGGGCAGTGCAGCGATCGCCCAGACCGGTCAAGCCCCGGCGCAGACGCCGGCTCCGGCGACGGTGCAGCAACCCACCCAGTCAGGGCAGGTCGAGGCCACCACGGCGGACACCGATCAAGTCCAGTTCGAATCCCGGTCCCAGGCCGACGACGCGACCGAGGCGCCCGGCAAGGAAGACGGGACCGACCAGGGCAAGAATGAGCAGTCGCCTTCCTACTCGTCCAGCCTGACGGCGCCGCAGGGCGGCGACAACGGCGATGAGACGGCGGAAGCGAAGGCTCTCGCCGTCACACCGGGCCTGATCGGTGAACAGGCCGCCCGGGACGCCGCGCTTGCGGCATTCGACGGCACCGTCCAGAAGGTCGAACTCGACAACGAGAACGGCGCGGTCGTCTACTCGGTCGAGATCATCAACTCGTCCGGCGCCGGCGCCGATGTGAAGGTCGACGCGGGCAACGGCACCGTCCTGGCCCAGGAAGCCGGCGGCGCCGACGAGGGCGGGAAGGAGGCCGGCGAGCATTAGGCAACCTTCCCTGTGACGTGTGGGGCCTCCGGGCCCCCACGTCGCGCTCACCACT
Proteins encoded:
- the furA gene encoding transcriptional regulator FurA, coding for MDAPRPPQVTEPIDANELLRSAGLRVTRARLGVLETLAVLEGHPTTEDVAKGLGARGITVSRASVFNVLADLTAAGLVMVADAGPGSTRYEIATEWHHHLVCRNCGSIIDVPCAKGTKPCMTPDEAVGVVDEAQVIYRGMCNSCLALGLDPPLSGEGRAR
- the ftpA gene encoding fine tangled pili major subunit, with product MSWTVLPEETAGKVADALQPTLIDLIDLHLLGKQAHWTVVGERFQSVHERLDVLVDAWRLWSDSVAERIVTLGVIPKGRAQDVGDRGAGREFPLAWLADRDAIRLVAERVEVAARKARDSRQTVADLDVISDALLQGIIEGLEEQLWMLRAHLK
- the sigG gene encoding ECF RNA polymerase sigma factor SigG, with protein sequence MPGADKDLDALVPALRRRDPVAFRRLYEALADSLGGFAFGMLRDRLAAEDAVQQAFLEFVKAAPDLVGDGRSVRAWLYRSVRFTCLDEIRRRSRRPEQLMDVLPEPESRGADPVDMLFDPDLEAAFATLTPHQRTVVLLRHVAGMSGAEVAKVVGSNRAAVYAMIARAEASLRRALSPVESDGVAASEPVKGKPAFGRTHE
- a CDS encoding membrane dipeptidase, producing MSVTRTERDAALRIHRDLPVTDGHNDLPWAIRVRAGGSLDVADPRTRLDGYHTDFPRLREGGVGAQFWSVYVPAWSTSPLRETIEQIDLVRRMSAMAPEWTELAVGSDDVEHIRASGRIAGLLGAEGGHSIENSLAGLRALGDLGVRYMTLTHIDTIDWADSATDEPRHGGLTDFGRDVVREMNRLAMLVDISHVSVDTMWDALEVSATPVIASHSSTAALASHPRNLPDDVLEAVGRSGGVVMINFYPGFVVAEAAEQSLDLFAEARRLHAELSDDKALEEAMRRMAEDDPMEPGSVADVVDHIEHAVRVAGVDHVGLGSDFDGIDVVPVGLEDVSCYPNVTAELLGRGWDEQAIRNVLGENALRVLRKAEQIAASLS
- a CDS encoding nitrilase translates to MVRVAAVQAGSIAFDTPATLTKLERFVAESAERGADLVVFPEAFVGGYPKGHDFGTVVGSRTEEGRDWFRRYWESAIDLPGLESERIGAAAAEHGVHVVVGVIERDGGTLYCTAVFFGPDGAMLGTHRKLMPTAAERLIWGFGDGSTMPVIETSVGRLGAAICWENYLPLYRVALYAKGVQIWCAPTVDDRERWAASMRHIALEGRCFVVSVGQYTTRSGYPDDYPIEAEPDEVLIGGGSCIVDPHGRFLVEPYRDGEAVLVADVDLGEIPRATFDLDVVGHYARPDVFRLVVNEEPQRPVSFS
- the icaA_1 gene encoding poly-beta-1,6-N-acetyl-D-glucosamine synthase, translated to MDAPLGGVTAIVAAYNEAPRIGRVLDVLTTYPGFEEVIVVDDGSTDGTEDVVAAYPVTYLRIEVNQGKGHAMDVGVARARTDVIFFADADIVGLTHQMIAETVQPVLDGSSEMFILMRNRKIYYLRLLMHFIPLLGGERAITKRLWYRLPDRYKVRFRIEAGLNFYAVYYGKGLRYRVFRGISQTVKEEKYGFWLGLQRRLRMFGDIVLAAWDLQRNDVPATVEGRRSAALGVVASVIGLVSGLFIVAATLAGPVGFIRSVFAHELREDPGAPLVRWLESIASGVSAPILLVIGLALVVLNLLFFTRALVRLVSIGRIRSEG
- the yohD gene encoding inner membrane protein YohD is translated as MPSKFPLIVDPLWLFSRSFGISVLSSLIVYRSWVVFVGTFVLGDSVVLAAGALASQGHWGLPSVFGWALLGTVISDTLWFSMSGRTLARIRRDPDRLVRFDQVVGKLDRWVGDHPHRGLLFVKLLYGTRLLSLVYMSVREVPTRRFVMFDAVGAMLWLGVLLPLGWVAGMQLEVLQRSVPRAEVVLLAVAVVGFAVKRGWSWMRRSEA
- the tcrY gene encoding putative sensor histidine kinase TcrY, with product MSGIDSSRTAPGMRRPTLPKGVRAQATVLATVVITMALVVGAVVFIALTRANLTRSLETVVSSRSQDIAGLVVSGGLSRTIPSVRGTSAQVIDPSGTVIASTLDIEGQQAVTADTVPAGVLRLTEMAALDASGEQDAGENHDEEAPYLVAITGAASGDGVYQVVVVGSLASVNRAIATLIPMLAVGIPLLVMVGAWMTWGLVGRSLRPVGKMIAQAEGITLAKLDRRIDVPDSQDEIRHLAETLNGMLDRLESSVARQRRFVSDASHELKSPVASLLTMAEVAESARAQIEMKEFAGDVAGEARRLALLVEDLLILSRADEDHFQLDRTSFDLAELVREEAGSMAIAGVSFDLSGLAVTRVYMDRRRMRQLARNLLDNAVRHTGGRVWVETGVRDGFAYLLVADDGPGIPQNRREDIFDRFVRLDGARSRIEGGTGLGLAVAKAIVEAHGGTVRVLDDDLFPGAVFRVDLPMSGARQGT
- the tcrA gene encoding transcriptional regulatory protein TcrA, with the protein product MAGARQDDHVRLLVVEDEVKLASYVKRGLEAEGHAVDVAHDGEEGLWLARNQPYDVIILDIMLPRHNGYQVCADLREERNWTPILMLTAKDGEYDLAEALDTGADDYLTKPFSFVVLLARIRALARRGDTARPTVLSAGDLTLNPAGHRCMRGDEEIRLTPKEFSLLEHLMRYPGEVLSKLDILNAVWDWGFDGDPNVVEVYIGYLRKKIDAPFGRRSIETVRGVGYRLVPDGSRDA
- a CDS encoding peptidase propeptide and YPEB domain protein codes for the protein MNVKKKANIAAIALVALASLGVGSAAIAQTGQAPAQTPAPATVQQPTQSGQVEATTADTDQVQFESRSQADDATEAPGKEDGTDQGKNEQSPSYSSSLTAPQGGDNGDETAEAKALAVTPGLIGEQAARDAALAAFDGTVQKVELDNENGAVVYSVEIINSSGAGADVKVDAGNGTVLAQEAGGADEGGKEAGEH